The genome window GTCGCTGTTTAATGATGGTGTGGGTGTTGTTGTTTTTTTAACCATACTTGAAGTCGCTATAAATGGTACCGATAAGTTTTCGGTAGGTAATACCGCCCTGCTTTTTTTGAAAGAAGCGGGCGGCGGATTGTTGTTCGGAGCGGTTTTGGGCTACACAGCGCACTTACTGATCAAATCAATAGATAATTACCGGGTTGAGGTTTTAATAACGCTTGCGGTGGTAATGTGCGGTTATTCGTTAGCCGATCATTTTCATTTATCAGGTCCCCTGGCAATTATTGTTGCAGGCATAATCATGGGTACCAAAGGGAAAAAAGAAGGTTTGTCAGAGATCTCGCGCGATTATCTTGGTAAATTTTGGGACCTTACAGACGAGATTTTTAATGCCATTCTTTTTTTGCTGATCGGCCTTGAGATGCTGGTGATAAAAATTAACCCAACCATTATGATAGTAGGGGGGATAATGATTGTTGTGGTATTGCTGGCGCGCTGGGCATGCGTGGCGCTGCCTGTTTTGTTTTTAAAGAACTGGATCAGGTTTGAAAAAAATGCAGTTATTATGCTTACCTGGGGCGGCCTGAGGGGCGGCCTGTCCGTTGCTATGGCACTTTCTATCCCCGAAGCGATGCATAGGGATGAGTTTGTTTTAATTACCTACATTATTGTTGTATTCTCTATTATTGTACAAGGGCTTACCATTGGTAAGCTGGCACAAAAAACCGCATAAATTTAAAACCAATATTTAGTTGGATGCTTATAATAACGTGAGTTCGACATAAGCAAAAGAAGGCGTCACAACTAAACCTCGCTACCACCGCGTGCAGACGTAGTTTTAGATGAGGCAAATTGTGTATTCACGTCGCCAGCGCGTTCCATTTTTGCATGCGGAACACCCGGAACACAGTGAAACATGCTGATTATCAGTTCATTTGCTTTTTATTGAGGACTGGAAGTGTGTAAGTACCTGATAATAAACATGTTTCACTAATACTTCTATCGAATTCTCGTTATACTAAGGCGTATTAAACCAAAATAATATGAACCAATACCAGCAAAAGTGGATTGAAGTATTAACCAATGCTCACATCCCTGATTGGAAAATTGAAGCACAGGGTGAAGATATTTATGTAGAAATGCCGCATGTTACCGATCTGAAATTGATCAGGGATAACCTGCCTGAAACCCTCGCGCTCATGTCATTGGATATCCGGGAACCCAAAGAACGCCTAAAATTTATTTTTCATAACGGCTATGAGAATTTTGAATACCTGTTGAACCCTAACGAGCACGATCTGGATGAAAAGTGAGTTGGGATAAGTCGGCAGCGTTTGAGAGAAAATTCGTGAAATTACAATTTTGCCCTGGTAGAGAGTACTACTACGCTCATCCCCATAATTGCAATGAATATAAACGAAGCGCGTAAAGTAGCAAGACCTGCTATAAAACCAATCATGGGTGGGCCGACCAGGAAGCCGGTGAACCCGATGGTGGATACTGCGGCTAAAGCCACCCCGGCCGACATGGTTTTTGACCGCCCGGCTGCGCTGTAAACCATTGGTACTACTGATGAAACACCTGCACCCACAAAAAGGAAACCTGCCATAGCAGTATAAAAATAAGGGAATATTACCGCAATAAGTAAACCCGTTACGGTTAATGAGCCGCTTACCTGTAACGTCCTTTTTAAGCCATATCGACCGGCGAACCAGTCGGCTATAAACCTGCCACCTGCCATGGTAGCCATAAATGCGGTAAAGCCGGCGCCCTGTAAAGCAATAGGGGCCTCCACCACTTTTTTAAAGTAAACAACGCTCCAGTCGAACATAGCGCCCTCGCAGATCATGGAGCAAAAGGCAATAGTGCCCAATGTTAACAATGGCACAATAAGCTTTAATTTTTGACGGATGGAGACCGATTCTTCGTTGACTTTTTTTGGAGCGCCCGCATCATCATAAAGGTAGCGGGATACGATGACCACACCTACAGTAAGAACCGCTAAAACAATGATGAAATGGTGAAAAGGATCAACCTGGTTAGCAATCATTACAGTGCCAATACCTGCACCGGTAAATCCTGCCAGGCTCCATAAGCCATGGAACGACGCCATAATAGGCTTTTTATAAAGGCCTTCGGCGGTAACGGCCTGCGTATTAACAGAAATGTTAACTGCATTGCTCGAAAAGCCAAAGCAAACCAGGCAAATGATGAGTTGAAAAGTATTTTGGGCCAGGCCAAGGCTGGTAAGGCAAATGGCATAAACAATAATGGCAGCCAGCAGCAATTTTTTGCTGCCTATTTTTGTAATCATCCAGCCGGAAAACGGTAAGGAAAGCATTAGGCCAACCGGTAATGAAAACAATACAGCACCCAGTGCAGCATCTGTTAAACCCATAGTTTGCTGG of Mucilaginibacter xinganensis contains these proteins:
- a CDS encoding cation:proton antiporter; this translates as MTAVFAYINDRLIKWPPTIGIMVIALFSSILLAILGNLIPVISSRALLLVSNINFEQVLMKIMLSFLLFAGALHVDAGELKKEKWPVMLMATAGTFISTFLVSIMAYYLFLFLHLNISYIYCLLFGALISPTDPIAVMGILKQAGIPKSLEIKITGESLFNDGVGVVVFLTILEVAINGTDKFSVGNTALLFLKEAGGGLLFGAVLGYTAHLLIKSIDNYRVEVLITLAVVMCGYSLADHFHLSGPLAIIVAGIIMGTKGKKEGLSEISRDYLGKFWDLTDEIFNAILFLLIGLEMLVIKINPTIMIVGGIMIVVVLLARWACVALPVLFLKNWIRFEKNAVIMLTWGGLRGGLSVAMALSIPEAMHRDEFVLITYIIVVFSIIVQGLTIGKLAQKTA
- a CDS encoding MFS transporter, which codes for MTDTLTIQPTVTKKALRIAVGVLFFMAGLCFSSWASRIATIQQTMGLTDAALGAVLFSLPVGLMLSLPFSGWMITKIGSKKLLLAAIIVYAICLTSLGLAQNTFQLIICLVCFGFSSNAVNISVNTQAVTAEGLYKKPIMASFHGLWSLAGFTGAGIGTVMIANQVDPFHHFIIVLAVLTVGVVIVSRYLYDDAGAPKKVNEESVSIRQKLKLIVPLLTLGTIAFCSMICEGAMFDWSVVYFKKVVEAPIALQGAGFTAFMATMAGGRFIADWFAGRYGLKRTLQVSGSLTVTGLLIAVIFPYFYTAMAGFLFVGAGVSSVVPMVYSAAGRSKTMSAGVALAAVSTIGFTGFLVGPPMIGFIAGLATLRASFIFIAIMGMSVVVLSTRAKL